A part of Aegilops tauschii subsp. strangulata cultivar AL8/78 chromosome 2, Aet v6.0, whole genome shotgun sequence genomic DNA contains:
- the LOC109755726 gene encoding protein NUCLEAR FUSION DEFECTIVE 4 — MAGGGGLGKVKAGSRPPWVGLAAAVWVQVAAGSAYVFPLYSHAVKEALGYNQKALTMLGVANDVGENVGLVPGVLANRLPPWLILLIGSACAFFGFGTVWLAVTKTVAMPYWVLCIALCVGTNSSAWLGTAALVTNMRNFPLSRGTVAGLIKGYVAVSAAVYTETFNGMLNNSPTNLLLLLALGIPVACVVVMYFVRPCTPSLDEDNATEHSHFVFTQVSSVVLGVYLMVATILGDTLNLSATITYLLFGIMILLLLSPLAIPIKMTLYPSKPKEEKASTLLVPSYSTDSLSGADQENGEPLLRGTSATFVPGNNDSDETDLDVLLAEGEGAVNLKKRKGPRRGDDFTFAEALVKADFWLLFIVYFCGVGTGVTALNNLAQIGTSVGANDTTVLLCLFGFCNFVGRILGGSISEYFVRTRMLPRPFWMMCTQIIMVVTFLLFATGLHSLIYVSTTLLGICYGVQFAVMIPTVSELFGLKDFGLMYNFMLMVNPIGAFFFSALLAGYVYDKEAERQNPGVLDPSNCFGPDCFRLTFYVCAMVCCCGTLICLVFIARIKPVYQMLYASGSFRHPRQQQLY; from the exons ATGGCGGGCGGCGGAGGGCTGGGGAAGGTGAAGGCGGGGAGCCGGCCGCCGTGGGTGGGGCTGGCGGCGGCGGTGTGGGTGCAGGTGGCGGCCGGCAGCGCCTACGTCTTCCCGCTCTACTCCCACGCCGTCAAGGAGGCGCTCGGGTACAACCAGAAGGCGCTCACCATGCTGGGCGTCGCCAACGACGTCGGCGAGAACGTGGGGCTCGTCCCCGGGGTGCTCGCTAACCGCCTCCCGCCCTGGCTCATCCTCCTCATCGGCTCCGCCTGCGCCTTCTTCGGCTTCGGCACCGTCTGGCTCGCCGTCACCAAGACCGTCGCCATGCCCTACTGGGTG TTGTGTATAGCTCTATGTGTCGGCACAAACAGCAGTGCATGGTTGGGAACTGCGGCGCTTGTGACCAACATGAGGAACTTCCCTCTGAGTCGAGGAACCGTTGCTGGTCTCATCAAAGGTTATGTTGCTGTTAGTGCTGCTGTCTACACGGAAACGTTCAATGGAATGCTTAACAATTCACCCACAAACCTTTTGCTATTGCTTGCTTTGGGGATCCCGGTAGCATGTGTTGTGGTGATGTATTTTGTTAGGCCCTGCACCCCATCACTGGATGAGGATAATGCAACCGAACACAGCCACTTCGTGTTCACACAGGTCTCTAGTGTGGTTCTCGGCGTATATCTTATGGTGGCTACAATACTCGGCGATACTTTGAACCTAAGCGCGACTATCACCTACCTTTTGTTTGGTATAATGATACTCCTGCTCCTTTCTCCACTTGCCATACCAATCAAAATGACACTTTATCCAAGCAAACCAAAGGAGGAGAAGGCCAGCACCCTGCTTGTTCCATCTTATTCAACGGATAGTTTGTCCGGTGCGGATCAAGAGAATGGAGAACCGCTTCTGCGTGGCACTTCGGCGACGTTTGTTCCAGGCAACAATGATTCTGATGAGACTGATCTGGATGTTCTGCTGGCTGAGGGTGAGGGAGCAGTGAATTTGAAGAAGAGGAAAGGACCAAGAAGAGGGGACGATTTCACATTTGCTGAAGCCTTAGTAAAGGCAGATTTCTGGCTACTGTTCATTGTATACTTTTGTGGTGTTGGCACTGGTGTCACTGCTCTAAACAACCTAGCTCAGATTGGGACTTCTGTTGGTGCTAATGACACAACTGTTTTGTTGTGCCTCTTCGGCTTCTGCAACTTTGTTGGCCGTATCCTTGGTGGATCTATCTCTGAATATTTTGTAAG AACAAGAATGCTTCCTCGTCCTTTCTGGATGATGTGCACACAAATAATCATGGTGGTAACCTTCCTCCTTTTCGCGACCGGTCTCCACAGCCTGATCTACGTGTCAACGACGCTGCTGGGGATATGCTACGGGGTCCAGTTCGCGGTCATGATACCGACCGTGTCGGAGCTTTTCGGGCTCAAGGACTTTGGGTTGATGTACAACTTCATGCTCATGGTGAACCCGATCGGCGCGTTCTTTTTCTCGGCCCTCCTTGCCGGTTACGTCTACGACAAGGAGGCGGAGAGGCAGAACCCGGGCGTGCTGGACCCTTCAAACTGCTTTGGACCTGACTGTTTCAGGCTCACATTCTACGTCTGTGCCATGGTGTGTTGCTGCGGAACCCTGATCTGCCTAGTTTTCATCGCGAGGATCAAGCCGGTTTATCAGATGCTATATGCTAGTGGGTCGTTCAGACACCCTCGACAGCAGCAGCTGTACTGA